The Rubrobacter naiadicus DNA window CGAGGAGTCTGGGTACCTCTCGAAGTGCCGCTCTCCCTCTCCTTCCGGCACCTCGACCCATGGGGCCTTGAAGTCGAGCATGATGTGGTAGCGTTCCGGGGGCTTCGGGAGCGGCGTGTCGATCGCCGAGGCGAAGGGGTGCACCAGCTCCGGCCAGCGCGGGTCGTAGAGCCACAGGGCGCTCCCGCAGCGGCTGCAGAAGTGTCGCCGGGCGGGGCTCTCCTCGTAGCTCTGCGGGTCTTCCGGATCGTAGAGCCTGGCGTGGAAGGTGCTCACGTTCTCCTCGCCCTCGACCTCGAGCGTACGGTAATCCGCGCCGAGGTTTATCGCGAAGCCGCCGCCACCGGCCGTCTTGCGGCAGATGCTGCAGTAGCACGCCTGATACGGGTATGGACTCTGTGATTCGACGGTGAACCGCACCGCCCCGCAGTGGCAGGAACCTGCGAGCTTCATTCGTCTTCTCTCCTTTCGGATCCTCCTTTACTTTGATGGTAGCCTGTGTTTTGCTGGGTTTTCACTGCCCGTCCCGGCGGGTAGATAAACCATTGAGTGTATAGTGCGGGTATCAGGACCAGAAGCGGGAGGTGCGACGTGACATCTCAGACGGGCACGACGGCCGTAAGAGCCGAGCGCTGGCACGCCCTGGCGCAGCAGCTGCGGGCGGACTCCGTGCGGGCGAGCCACGCGGCGGGCTCCGGGCACCCGACGTCGTCGATGTCGGCGGCGGATCTCATGGCGGTGCTGCTCGAGAAGTACCTCGTCTACGACTTCGACGATCCGGACAACCCGGGCAACGATCACCTGATCTTCTCCAAGGGCCACGCCTCGCCGCTGCTCTACTCGATGTACAAGGCGGCCGGTGCGATCACCGACGAGGAGCTTCTCACCTTCCGCAAGTTCGGGAGCCGGCTGCAGGGGCACCCCACCCCGGCTATCCCCTGGGTGGACGTGGCGACCGGCTCGCTCGGGCAGGGTCTCCCGATAGGCGTCGGGGTCGCTCTCGCGGGCAAATACCTCGAGAAGCGTCCCTACCACGTGTGGGTGCTCTGCGGCGACTCGGAGATGGCCGAGGGTTCGATGTGGGAGGCCTTGCAGCACGCCTCCTACTACAGGCTCTCCAACCTGATCGCCATCCTGGACATGAACCGCCTCGGGCAGACCCGCGAGACCATGGACGGCTGGCACGGCGAGCACTACGAGGCCCGCGCCCGCGCCTTCGGCTGCCATACGATCACCATAGACGGCCACGACGTCGAGCAGATAGACCGCGCCTACGCCGAAGCGCTGGAACAGGAGGAGAAGCCGACCTTCATCATCGCCAGGACCAGGAAAGGGCGCGGCGTCTCCTTCGTCGAGGACAAGAACGGCTTCCACGGCAAGCCGCTCGACCCCGAGCGGGAAGAAGAGGCGCTGCGGGAGATAGGCAGCCAGGGGAACATCGTCGTAGAGGTGAACAAACCGGAGACGGCTCCGACGAACGGCGGCGCGGCTCCTTCGGGCGCCCTGGAGCTGCCCACCTACGAAGTCGGCTCCTCCGTGGCGACCCGCAAGGCGTACGGCGAGGCGCTGAAGGCGCTCGGTGCCGCCCGTCCCGAGGTCGTCGCACTCGACGGCGAGGTCTCCAACTCGACCCACTCCGAGGAGTTCGCCGAGGCCCATCCCGACCGCTACTTCGAGATGTTCATCGCCGAGCAGCAGATGATCGCGGCGGCCCTCGGGCTCAACGTGCGTGGATACGCGCCCTTCGCCTCCACGTTCGCGGCCTTCCTGACCCGAGCCTACGACTTCATCAGGATGGCCTCCATCTCCGAGGGGGACATCAGGCTCTGCGGCTCGCACGCGGGTGTTTCGATCGGTCAGGACGGCCCCTCGCAGATGGGGCTCGAGGACATCGCGATGATGCGCGCGGTGCACGGCTCGACCGTCCTCTATCCCTGCGACGCCAACCAGACCGCGAAGCTCGTCGCCGAGATGGCCGACACGAAGGGCATCAGCTTCATAAGGACCACCCGCGGCAATACCCCGGTGATCTACTCCCCGGATGAAGAGTTCCCGGTCGGCGGCTCCAGGGTCCTGCGGTCCTCCGACGAAGACGCCGTAGCGGTGGTCGCCGCCGGAATAACAGTGCACGAAGCCCTCGAGGCCGCCGACGAGCTCGAGAAGAGCGGCATCCCCGTCAGGATCATAGACGCCTACTCGGTGAAGCCGATCGACGCCGACACCCTGCGTGAGGCCGTCCGCGTCACCGGTGGCAGGCTGGTGGTCGCCGAGGACCATCATCCCGAAGGCGGCCTCGGCGAGGCCGTACTCTCGGCGCTCGCGGAGGACGGTGACGCCCTGCAGCTCCGGCATCTCGCCGTCAGGAACATGCCGGGCTCCGGTACCCCGGACGAGCTCCTGCACGAGGCCGGTATAGACGCCGAGGGTATCGCC harbors:
- a CDS encoding GFA family protein, coding for MKLAGSCHCGAVRFTVESQSPYPYQACYCSICRKTAGGGGFAINLGADYRTLEVEGEENVSTFHARLYDPEDPQSYEESPARRHFCSRCGSALWLYDPRWPELVHPFASAIDTPLPKPPERYHIMLDFKAPWVEVPEGEGERHFERYPDSSLEEWHRRHGLYDA
- a CDS encoding transketolase, with the translated sequence MTSQTGTTAVRAERWHALAQQLRADSVRASHAAGSGHPTSSMSAADLMAVLLEKYLVYDFDDPDNPGNDHLIFSKGHASPLLYSMYKAAGAITDEELLTFRKFGSRLQGHPTPAIPWVDVATGSLGQGLPIGVGVALAGKYLEKRPYHVWVLCGDSEMAEGSMWEALQHASYYRLSNLIAILDMNRLGQTRETMDGWHGEHYEARARAFGCHTITIDGHDVEQIDRAYAEALEQEEKPTFIIARTRKGRGVSFVEDKNGFHGKPLDPEREEEALREIGSQGNIVVEVNKPETAPTNGGAAPSGALELPTYEVGSSVATRKAYGEALKALGAARPEVVALDGEVSNSTHSEEFAEAHPDRYFEMFIAEQQMIAAALGLNVRGYAPFASTFAAFLTRAYDFIRMASISEGDIRLCGSHAGVSIGQDGPSQMGLEDIAMMRAVHGSTVLYPCDANQTAKLVAEMADTKGISFIRTTRGNTPVIYSPDEEFPVGGSRVLRSSDEDAVAVVAAGITVHEALEAADELEKSGIPVRIIDAYSVKPIDADTLREAVRVTGGRLVVAEDHHPEGGLGEAVLSALAEDGDALQLRHLAVRNMPGSGTPDELLHEAGIDAEGIAAAVRELAGL